The Medicago truncatula cultivar Jemalong A17 chromosome 4, MtrunA17r5.0-ANR, whole genome shotgun sequence genome includes a region encoding these proteins:
- the LOC25492352 gene encoding aspartic proteinase 36: MVTAVILFTVTVVLSSTVASSPVTLTLERAFPSNHGVELSHLKALDTFRHQRFLQSTTSYVVNFPVKGSFDTSKAGLYFTKVNLGTPPREFYVQIDTGSDVLWVSCASCVGCPQTSGLQIQLNYFDPRSSSTSSFIACSDQRCKNGVQSSDSSCSGRNNQCTYIFQYGDGSGTSGYYVSDFMHFASITQESLLSNSSAPVVFGCSNQQSGDLTKSDRAIDGIFGFGQQGMSVISQLASQGIAPRVFSHCLKGDSSGGGLLVLGEIVEPNIIYSPLVPSQPHYNLNLLSISVNGQILPIDSAIFATSSNRGTIIDSGTTLAYIAEEAYNPFINAITAAIPQSVRTVLSRGNQCYLVTNSLDSFPQVSLNFAGGASLVLGAQDYLIKQNYIGDGSVWCIGFQKIAGQDITILGDLVLKDRIFVYDLAGQRIGWANYDCSLSVNVSASSGNGRSEFVNAGNISGSTSLRDGSHKLIKRRVIIAIFMHITLICYFVFL; encoded by the exons ATGGTAACCGCCGTAATTCTGTTCACCGTCACGGTGGTTCTCTCATCGACGGTAGCTTCATCTCCGGTAACACTAACACTTGAAAGAGCTTTTCCTTCAAATCATGGAGTTGAATTGAGTCATCTTAAAGCATTGGATACTTTCAGACATCAACGATTTTTGCAGTCTACTACTAGTTATGTTGTTAATTTTCCTGTTAAAGGATCCTTTGATACCTCTAAAGCTGg GCTTTACTTTACAAAGGTGAATTTGGGTACTCCTCCAAGAGAATTTTATGTTCAGATTGATACTGGAAGTGATGTTCTTTGGGTTAGTTGTGCTTCCTGCGTGGGTTGTCCCCAAACAAGTGGTCTCCAA ATTCAGCTCAATTACTTTGACCCTAGGAGTTCATCGACATCTTCATTCATCGCTTGTTCTGATCAAAGGTGCAAGAATGGAGTACAGTCATCAGATAGCAGCTGTTCCGGTCGGAATAACCAATGCACTTATATATTCCAGTATGGAGATGGTAGTGGAACATCAGGCTATTATGTGTCAGACTTTATGCATTTTGCTAGTATTACTCAGGAATCTTTGTTGTCAAACTCCTCGGCGCCTGTGGTTTTTGG TTGTAGCAACCAGCAGAGTGGGGACTTGACAAAGTCTGATAGAGCAATTGATGGTATATTTGGCTTTGGGCAACAGGGCATGTCAGTAATTTCCCAGCTTGCTTCACAAGGAATTGCACCAAGAGTTTTCTCACACTGCTTGAAAGGAGATAGTAGCGGTGGCGGCTTATTGGTTCTTGGTGAGATTGTGGAGCCAAACATAATTTATAGTCCACTCGTTCCGTCACA GCCCCATTATAATCTAAATCTTTTGAGCATCTCTGTCAATGGCCAAATTTTGCCAATTGATTCGGCTATTTTTGCTACATCAAGCAATAGAGGCACCATTATTGATTCCGGAACAACTTTGGCATACATTGCCGAAGAGGCTTACAATCCCTTTATCAATGCG ATTACAGCTGCTATTCCACAATCTGTACGCACTGTTCTTTCCAGAGGAAATCAGTGTTACTTAGTTACCAACAG CCTTGATAGTTTTCCTCAAGTAAGTCTGAATTTTGCTGGTGGTGCTTCTCTCGTTTTAGGAGCACAGGACTACCTTATAAAGCAGAATTATATt GGAGATGGATCAGTGTGGTGTATTGGCTTTCAGAAAATTGCAGGTCAAGATATAACAATTCTAGGAG ACCTTGTATTAAAAGACAGAATTTTTGTCTATGATCTTGCTGGTCAACGCATTGGATGGGCTAACTATGACT GTTCCTTGTCGGTTAATGTTTCTGCATCATCTGGTAACGGCAGAAGTGAGTTTGTTAACGCGGGAAACATAAGTGGAAGCACTTCTTTGCGTGATGGATCTCACAAGTTGATAAAGAGAAGAGTGATCATTGCTATATTCATGCACATAACACTAATAtgctattttgtatttttgtag
- the LOC25492350 gene encoding SRSF protein kinase 2 has translation MERKGINNDYSSEDEGTEHYRRGGYHAVKLGDAFNNGCYVVQSKLGWGHFSTVWLAWDTLKSRYVALKIQKSAQHYTEAAMDEIKILKQIEEGDPDDKKCVVKLLDHFKHSGPNGVHVCMVFEFLGDNLLTLIKYSDYRGVPLSMVKEICFHVLVGLDYLHRELSVIHTDLKPENVLLHSLIDPSKDPRKSGAPLILPNTKNKAVSNNDITQNCKIGNGDPTKNQEKKMKGKGKRVAQGCVEKESPDESGEDCKEPEQDNCNNVKSCVESVENKPNSSSSKGESTQTIEKDLAPGNDAHKKSSRSMRKKLLAAVDLKCKLVDFGNACWTYKQFTNDIQTRQYRCPEVLLGSKYSTPADMWSFACICFELATGDVLFDPHSGDNYDRDEDHLALMMELLGKMPSKIALGGRYSRDFFNRHGDLRHIRELRFWPKKKILMEKYNFSEQDANEMADFLLPILDFDPEKRPTAAQCLTHPWISAGPRTLEPSLTSTQPDAINEHSFEKRRKDKEKAEQELVEVGVRNIAINGSPMSLKNSRPVKSST, from the exons ATGGAGAGAAAAGGAATCAACAATGATTACAGTTCAGAAGATGAAGGTACTGAACACTATAGGCGTGGTGGGTATCATGCTGTGAAACTTGGTGATGCTTTCAACAATGGCTGCTATGTTGTTCAATCTAAGCTTGGTTGGGGTCATTTTTCTACTGTTTGGCTTGCTTGGGATACTCTCAAATCG CGTTATGTGGCCCTTAAAATTCAAAAGAGTGCGCAACACTACACTGAAGCTGCAATGGATGAAATAAagattctcaaacaaattgAAGAGGGAGACCCTGACGACAAAAAATGTGTTGTGAAGCTTTTGGATCATTTTAAGCATTCAGGGCCTAATGGTGTGCATGTGTGTATGGTTTTTGAATTCCTTGGTGATAATCTTCTCACCCTTATCAAATATAGTGACTATCGTGGAGTTCCTCTCTCCATGGTGAAAGAGATATGTTTTCATGTTCTAGTGGGCTTGGATTACTTGCACCGTGAGCTATCTGTCATACACACTGATTTGAAGCCTGAGAATGTGTTACTTCATTCACTGATTGATCCGTCAAAGGATCCAAGGAAATCTGGTGCTCCACTTATCCTTCCAAACACCAAGAATAAGGCTGTGTCTAATAATGACATTACTCAAAACTGTAAAATTGGGAATGGAGATCCTACGAAGAACCaggagaagaaaatgaagggAAAGGGTAAGAGGGTGGCTCAAGGCTGTGTTGAGAAGGAAAGTCCAGATGAATCTGGGGAGGATTGTAAAGAACCTGAGCAGGATAATTGTAACAATGTGAAATCCTGTGTAGAATCTGTTGAAAACAAACCCAATAGCTCTTCGAGTAAAGGTGAATCAACACAGACCATTGAAAAAGACCTTGCACCAGGAAATGACGCTCATAAGAAAAGTAGCCGTTCCATGAGAAAGAAGCTGCTGGCAGCTGTTGATCTTAAGTGCAAGCTGGTTGATTTTGGTAATGCTTGTTGGACTTATAAACAGTTCACAAATGATATTCAAACAAGGCAATATAGGTGTCCTGAGGTCCTTCTTGGTTCTAAGTACTCAACTCCAGCAGATATGTGGTCCTTTGCTTGCATCTGCTTTGAGCTTGCTACTGGTGATGTTCTTTTTGATCCTCACAGTGGTGACAACTATGATAGGGATGAG GATCATCTGGCATTGATGATGGAACTTCTTGGAAAGATGCCTAGCAAG ATTGCACTTGGTGGCCGCTATTCCCGAGATTTTTTCAATAGACATGGTGACTTGAGGCACATCCGTGAGTTGCGATTCTGGCCGAAAAAAAAGATTCTGATGGAGAAGTATAATTTCAGTGAACAAGATGCAAATGAAATGGCTGACTTCCTTCTTCCAATACTTGATTTTGACCCTGAAAAGAGGCCAACAGCTGCTCAGTGCCTTACCCATCCATGGATAAGTGCAGGTCCTCGAACTCTTGAGCCCTCACTGACTAGTACACAACCTGATGCAATCAATGAGCATTCATTTGAAAAGAGAAGGAAGGACAAGGAAAAGGCTGAGCAGGAGTTGGTGGAAGTTGGTGTTAGGAATATAGCTATTAATGGATCTCCTATGTCACTCAAAAACTCCCGACCCGTAAAgtcatcaacatag